In one Silene latifolia isolate original U9 population chromosome 10, ASM4854445v1, whole genome shotgun sequence genomic region, the following are encoded:
- the LOC141606567 gene encoding uncharacterized protein LOC141606567 isoform X1 yields the protein MNFLLIFLSISPLFLHLASTKEIPIQVFSLLSLKSSLNDPQNSLKSWDHTQISKDNNSHVWCSWFGIKCALNTSQIISLDLSSLNISGAIAPEIRLLSSLNHLNLSQNAFEGNFPSIIFQLSNLRTLDISHNNFNSTFPHGISNLKFLRHLNCYSNNFVGPLPLDLVENRFLEYLNLGGSYFEGGIPGSYGFFPRLTFMHLAGNSLNGSIPSEIGFLDQLQRLEMGYNDFNSTIPRELGMLSSLKYLDISSSNLFGNIPKELGNLSNLTTLLLFLNNLSGDIPSTISNMKAMTILDFSNNTLSGSIPKGISSLKELTFLSLLRNELSGEIPQDVANLPNLEFLLLWSNNLNGSLPSRLGTNGNLLKLDVSSNKLSGPLPKDLCVGNKLEKLILFNNEFNGELPSSLVNCTSLVRVRIENNMLNGSIPNGLGMLPNLVYFDASNNNFSGIIPNDIGIAPKLENLNISMNFFDGELPKLIWGGPNLQILSASFCKISGKIPDFLKGCSNLYQIELEGNKLNGPIPWDIGHCEKLVTLNLRDNFLEGIIPWEISTLPSINVVDLAYNHISGRIPSNFDNCGTLETFNVSYNMLSGPIPSSGSIFPSLHPSSFSGNLGLCGELLRKPCESGSPVPEGGRGGGDVDQEGNRRKPGAIVWIMAAAFSVGLFVLIAGIRCFHSSYSQRISESNSNNKEVGPWKLTAFQRLNFTADDVLECLAMSDKIIGMGSAGTVYRAEMPGGETIAIKKLWGKQKETSRRRRTGVLAEVDVLGNVRHRNIVRLLGCCSNKDSTMLLYEYMPNGSLDDLLHGKNKGVNLLADWVTRYKIALGVAQGICYLHHDCDPVIVHRDLKPSNILLDIDMEARVADFGVAKLIQTDESMSVIAGSYGYIAPEYAYTLQVDEKSDKKL from the exons ATGAATTTCCTCTTAATTTTCCTCTCAATTTCTCCATTATTTCTTCATCTAGCATCCACTAAAGAAATCCCAATTCAAGTTTTTTCCTTACTATCCCTAAAATCATCCCTCAATGACCCTCAAAACTCCTTAAAAAGTTGGGATCATACCCAAATTTCTAAGGACAACAATTCCCATGTTTGGTGTTCATGGTTTGGCATAAAATGTGCTCTCAACACTTCACAAATCATCTCCTTAGACCTCTCATCACTCAATATCTCTGGCGCAATTGCGCCAGAGATTCGACTTTTATCATCCTTAAACCACCTTAACTTGAGCCAAAATGCATTTGAAGGCAACTTTCCCTCCATAATTTTTCAGCTTTCCAACCTTAGAACACTTGATATAAGTCACAACAACTTCAACTCAACTTTCCCACATGGCATTTCCAACCTTAAGTTCCTTAGACACTTGAATTGTTATAGTAACAACTTTGTAGGCCCATTACCACTAGACCTAGTCGAAAACCGGTTTCTAGAGTACTTAAACCTCGGTGGAAGTTACTTTGAAGGCGGTATACCGGGGAGTTATGGATTTTTTCCTAGGCTAACTTTCATGCATTTAGCCGGGAACTCACTCAATGGTTCAATACCTTCGGAAATCGGGTTTTTAGACCAACTTCAACGTCTTGAAATGGGTTACAATGATTTTAATAGTACTATCCCAAGAGAATTGGGTATGTTGTCAAGTTTGAAATACTTAGACATATCAAGTTCCAACTTATTTGGCAACATACCCAAAGAACTTGGAAACTTATCAAACTTAACCACATTGTTACTATTCTTAAACAATCTCTCAGGAGACATCCCTTCAACCATTTCCAACATGAAAGCCATGACAATTCTCGACTTCTCGAACAACACGCTTTCGGGTTCAATCCCTAAGGGGATTTCATCACTAAAGGAGCTTACTTTCTTAAGTTTACTAAGAAATGAGCTAAGTGGTGAAATTCCTCAAGACGTCGCGAATCTCCCAAATCTTGAATTCCTTCTTCTATGGAGTAATAACCTAAATGGGTCATTGCCATCAAGGTTAGGAACCAATGGGAATCTTCTAAAACTCGACGTCTCGTCGAATAAGTTGAGTGGTCCTTTACCTAAGGACTTATGTGTTGGGAACAAGTTGGAAAAGCTCATATTGTTCAACAATGAATTCAATGGAGAATTGCCTAGCTCACTTGTGAATTGCACTTCTTTGGTAAGGGTAAGAATTGAGAATAACATGTTAAATGGAAGTATCCCAAATGGGTTGGGAATGTTGCCAAATCTTGTTTATTTTGATGCAAGTAACAATAATTTTAGTGGGATTATCCCTAATGATATTGGGATTGCACCAAAATTGGAAAATTTGAATATTTCAATGAATTTTTTTGATGGGGAATTGCCTAAATTGATTTGGGGTGGTCCAAATTTACAAATTTTGTCAGCATCATTTTGTAAAATTTCAGGGAAAATTCCTGATTTTTTAAAAGGGTgttcaaatttgtatcaaattgAATTGGAAGGTAACAAATTAAATGGACCTATACCTTGGGATATAGGACATTGTGAAAAATTGGTGACTTTAAATTTAAGGGATAATTTTTTGGAAGGAATtattccttgggaaatttctaCTTTGCCTTCAATTAATGTTGTTGATTTGGCTTATAATCATATAAGTGGTAGAATTCCATCAAATTTTGATAATTGTGGAACTTTAGAGACATTTAATGTGTCATATAACATGTTAAGTGGTCCTATCCCATCTTCAGGGTCCATTTTCCCAAGTTTACATCCTTCTTCatttagtggtaatttaggattaTGTGGTGAATTACTCAGAAAACCGTGTGAGTCGGGTTCTCCGGTTCCAGAAGGaggacgaggaggaggagatgtGGATCAAGAGGGGAATAGGAGGAAACCCGGCGCGATTGTGTGGATTATGGCAGCTGCATTTAGTGTAGGATTATTTGTTTTAATTGCCGGGATTAGGTGTTTTCATTCCAGTTACAGTCAGCGGattagtgaaagtaacagtaatAATAAAGAGGTTGGTCCATGGAAATTAACAGCCTTCCAAAGGCTGAATTTCACAGCAGATGATGTGTTGGAGTGTTTGGCAATGAGTGACAAGATAATTGGAATGGGGTCCGCCGGGACGGTTTACAGGGCCGAGATGCCGGGTGGCGAAACAATAGCTATTAAGAAGCTTTGGGGGAAACAAAAGGAGACGTCACGGCGAAGGCGGACAGGTGTCCTGGCTGAGGTGGATGTGTTAGGGAATGTTAGACATAGGAATATTGTGAGATTATTAGGTTGTTGTAGTAATAAAGATAGTACAATGTTGTTATATGAGTACATGCCTAATGGAAGTCTTGATGATTTACTACATGGTAAAAATAAAGGGGTTAATTTGTTGGCGGATTGGGTTACTCGGTATAAGATTGCTCTTGGGGTCGCTCAAGGTATCTGTTACCTTCACCATGATTGTGATCCTGTTATTGTTCACCGCGATTTGAAGCCTAGTAATATCCTTTTGGATATTGACATGGAGGCTAGGGTAGCGGATTTTGGGGTCGCTAAGCTTATTCAAACCGATGAGTCGATGTCCGTCATTGCTGGATCTTATGGTTATATTGCACCAG AGTATGCCTATACCTTACAAGTCGACGAGAAAAGTGATAAAAAGTTATAA
- the LOC141606568 gene encoding uncharacterized protein LOC141606568 isoform X2, with protein sequence MKKDKEVLTVATSRDGVGELGEKSDDPSLRPFRFSARNASSKYDFVKVKVWLGDNADHYYVLSRFLLSRMLTVTKIPNHVAIKIALELKKLLIDNSLLDVSQTDLEANLFKLMERRGYGVEYINRYKLMTRFHHQRVPLVILVCGTACTGKSTIATQLAQRLNLPNVLQTDMVYELLRTSTDAPLTSTPVWAREFGSSEEFITEFCRECRIVRKGLAGDLKKAMKDGKPIIIEGIHLDPSIYLMDDESKTSTNQQPKVEESKVSSDSAPGNSSSCVDDQLGSESRSPGPENSSTKEVLSSDQLHEVLCSVASVNIENKAPVEKEICEEQKTDTNPPAKKERLGPEPIIVPIVLKMAEFDHEALLEEWIPTRTFSDNSILKDKDRLIKNLKTIQDYLCSFESQGLSVVNISATTFPQTLDWLHGYLLQCIEQGISSSTPSPKKQTKD encoded by the exons atgaagaaagacaaagaagtGTTAACGGTTGCGACATCGCGCGACGGCGTCGGCGAACTCGGCGAAAAATCAGACGATCCCTCGCTTCGTCCCTTTCGCTTCTCCGCTCGTAACGCTTCTTCTAAATACGATTTCGTCAAG GTTAAAGTTTGGCTTGGTGATAACGCTGATCATTACTATGTTTTGTCGAGATTCTTACTCAGTAGAATGCTTACTGTTACAAAG ATTCCTAATCATGTAGCTATCAAGATTGCTCTGGAGTTGAAAAAGCTGCTGATAGATAACAGTCTTCTTGATGT CTCTCAAACTGACTTGGAGGCTAATCTGTTCAAG CTCATGGAACGTAGGGGATATGGCGTAGAGTACATAAACCGGTATAAGCTGATGACCAG GTTTCATCATCAGCGAGTGCCACTGGTGATTCTTGTTTGTGGAACTGCTTGTACGGGAAAGTCTACTATTGCCACACAACTTGCACAAAGACTAAATTTGCCAAATGTCTTGCAG ACAGATATGGTCTATGAACTGCTCCGCACATCTACAGA TGCTCCATTGACATCTACTCCTGTGTGGGCAAGAGAGTTTGGTTCTTCTGAGGAGTTCATCACAGAATTCTGTAGAGAATGCAGGATTGTTCGTAAAG GTTTGGCTGGTGATTTGAAGAAAGCCATGAAGGATGGAAAACCAATAATAATTGAG GGAATACATCTTGATCCTAGTATCTACTTAATGGATGATGAGAGTAAAACTTCCACTAATCAGCAACCAAAAGTTGAGGAGTCAAAGGTTTCTTCTGATTCTGCACCAGGTAATTCTTCCAGTTGTGTGGATGATCAACTTGGTTCTGAAAGTAGAAGCCCAGGTCCTGAAAATTCTAGCACCAAGGAAGTTCTATCTAGCGACCAGTTGCACGAAGTTTTGTGCTCGGTTGCTTCTGTCAATATAGAAAATAAAGCTCCTGTTGAGAAAG AAATTTGTGAAGAACAGAAGACAGATACAAATCCTCCGGCAAAGAAAGAGAGATTAGGACCTGAACCAATAATTGTACCGATAGTTCTGAAAATGGCAGAATTTGACCATGAG GCGTTACTAGAAGAATGGATACCTACTCGTACCTTCAGCGATAACAGCATCTTAAAG GATAAGGATAGGCTAATAAAGAATTTGAAGACAATCCAGGACTATCTTTGCTCATTTGAGTCACAG GGTCTGAGTGTAGTAAATATCTCCGCAACAACATTCCCCCAAACGTTGGATTGGCTGCACGGGTATCTTCTTCAG TGCATTGAACAAGGTATATCATCTTCTACTCCTAGCCCCAAGAAACAAACCAAGGATTAA
- the LOC141606569 gene encoding 2-oxoglutarate and iron-dependent oxygenase domain-containing protein CP2, giving the protein MMSVDAPPIAAPTTTTEPPAPPQTSSVNGNGVVVSTAAHRLSLSPNTEHKPDSYDDLMLGFNPLLFSCLERYLPASVLSSSRDAKAQFMREILLKYAPEGERIRALKFKEYRQKIIANYQPLHKELYSMHATNFFSSAFLKAIHENTEESFRSIMSEPAPGIFTFEMLQPQFCDWLISEVENIYKWVDDTRCKIMRPNTMNRFGAVLDDFGFETMLDKLMEDFVRPISKVFFPEVGGSTLDSHHGFVVEYGPDKDVDLGFHVDDAEVTLNICLGKEFSGGELFFRGVRCDKHVNTETQPEESFDYSHVRGRAILHRGRHRHGARATTDGRRLNMILWCRSSVFRELKKYQKDFSNWCGECHREKKERQQLSISATKEELLRDGESAS; this is encoded by the exons ATGATGTCAGTCGACGCGCCACCAATCGCcgccccaacaaccaccaccgaACCGCCGGCACCGCCGCAGACATCCTCTGTGAATGGCAACGGCGTGGTGGTTTCCACGGCGGCGCACCGGCTAAGTCTAAGCCCTAACACCGAGCACAAACCTGATAGTTATGATGACTTAATGTTAGGGTTTAATCCGCTGCTTTTTAGCTGTCTTGAGCGGTATTTACCGGCGTCGGTGTTATCGTCGTCTCGCGATGCGAAAGCGCAGTTTATGAGGGAGATTTTGCTTAAGTATGCTCCTGAAGGGGAGAGAATTAGG GCGCTGAAGTTTAAGGAGTATCGGCAAAAGATCATAGCAAATTATCAG CCACTTCACAAAGAGCTTTATAGTATGCATGCTACAAACTTCTTTTCCTCCGCATTTCTTAAAGCAATACATGAAAATACAGAGGAAAGCTTTAGAAGCATTATGTCTGAGCCTGCTCCTGGAATTTTCACATTTGAAATGCTGCAGCCTCAATTCTGTGATTGGTTGATAAGCGAG GTagaaaatatttacaagtgggtTGATGATACAAGATGCAAAATCATGAGGCCTAATACAATGAACCGTTTTGGTGCTGTTTTGGATGATTTTGGCTTTGAAACTATGCTTGATAAGCTGATGGAGGACTTTGTACGTCCCATATCAAAAG TTTTCTTCCCTGAAGTTGGTGGATCCACGCTAGATTCTCATCATGGATTTGTTGTTGAATATGGACCTGACAAAGATGTTGACTTGG GTTTCCATGTGGATGATGCTGAAGTTACTTTGAACATATGCTTGGGCAAGGAATTTTCTGGTGGAGAATTGTTCTTTCGAGGTGTTAGATGTGATAAACATGTTAATACCGAAACACAGCCCGAG GAAAGTTTTGATTATTCCCATGTTCGTGGACGTGCTATTCTTCATCGTGGTCGTCATCGGCATGGTGCTAGAGCCACAACTGATGGGCGAAGGCTAAACATGATTTTATGGTGCAGAAG TTCTGTCTTCCGAGAGCTGAAGAAGTACCAAAAGGATTTCTCGAACTGGTGTGGAGAGTGTCACCGAGAAAAGAAAGAGCGACAGCAGTTATCGATTTCTGCAACTAAAGAG GAACTTTTGAGGGACGGGGAATCAGCCTCTTAA
- the LOC141606567 gene encoding uncharacterized protein LOC141606567 isoform X2 produces the protein MNFLLIFLSISPLFLHLASTKEIPIQVFSLLSLKSSLNDPQNSLKSWDHTQISKDNNSHVWCSWFGIKCALNTSQIISLDLSSLNISGAIAPEIRLLSSLNHLNLSQNAFEGNFPSIIFQLSNLRTLDISHNNFNSTFPHGISNLKFLRHLNCYSNNFVGPLPLDLVENRFLEYLNLGGSYFEGGIPGSYGFFPRLTFMHLAGNSLNGSIPSEIGFLDQLQRLEMGYNDFNSTIPRELGMLSSLKYLDISSSNLFGNIPKELGNLSNLTTLLLFLNNLSGDIPSTISNMKAMTILDFSNNTLSGSIPKGISSLKELTFLSLLRNELSGEIPQDVANLPNLEFLLLWSNNLNGSLPSRLGTNGNLLKLDVSSNKLSGPLPKDLCVGNKLEKLILFNNEFNGELPSSLVNCTSLVRVRIENNMLNGSIPNGLGMLPNLVYFDASNNNFSGIIPNDIGIAPKLENLNISMNFFDGELPKLIWGGPNLQILSASFCKISGKIPDFLKGCSNLYQIELEGNKLNGPIPWDIGHCEKLVTLNLRDNFLEGIIPWEISTLPSINVVDLAYNHISGRIPSNFDNCGTLETFNVSYNMLSGPIPSSGSIFPSLHPSSFSGNLGLCGELLRKPCESGSPVPEGGRGGGDVDQEGNRRKPGAIVWIMAAAFSVGLFVLIAGIRCFHSSYSQRISESNSNNKEVGPWKLTAFQRLNFTADDVLECLAMSDKIIGMGSAGTVYRAEMPGGETIAIKKLWGKQKETSRRRRTGVLAEVDVLGNVRHRNIVRLLGCCSNKDSTMLLYEYMPNGSLDDLLHGKNKGVNLLADWVTRYKIALGVAQGICYLHHDCDPVIVHRDLKPSNILLDIDMEARVADFGVAKLIQTDESMSVIAGSYGYIAPEYAYTLQVDEKSDIYSYGVVLLEILSGKRSVESEFGDGKSIVDWVRSKIKSKNGINDILDTNAGASCLSVKEEMMLLLRVAVLCTSRNPVDRPSMRDVVSMLQEAKPKRKSPSQVIGGNNNNNNNNGDHVIEIGNCGENK, from the exons ATGAATTTCCTCTTAATTTTCCTCTCAATTTCTCCATTATTTCTTCATCTAGCATCCACTAAAGAAATCCCAATTCAAGTTTTTTCCTTACTATCCCTAAAATCATCCCTCAATGACCCTCAAAACTCCTTAAAAAGTTGGGATCATACCCAAATTTCTAAGGACAACAATTCCCATGTTTGGTGTTCATGGTTTGGCATAAAATGTGCTCTCAACACTTCACAAATCATCTCCTTAGACCTCTCATCACTCAATATCTCTGGCGCAATTGCGCCAGAGATTCGACTTTTATCATCCTTAAACCACCTTAACTTGAGCCAAAATGCATTTGAAGGCAACTTTCCCTCCATAATTTTTCAGCTTTCCAACCTTAGAACACTTGATATAAGTCACAACAACTTCAACTCAACTTTCCCACATGGCATTTCCAACCTTAAGTTCCTTAGACACTTGAATTGTTATAGTAACAACTTTGTAGGCCCATTACCACTAGACCTAGTCGAAAACCGGTTTCTAGAGTACTTAAACCTCGGTGGAAGTTACTTTGAAGGCGGTATACCGGGGAGTTATGGATTTTTTCCTAGGCTAACTTTCATGCATTTAGCCGGGAACTCACTCAATGGTTCAATACCTTCGGAAATCGGGTTTTTAGACCAACTTCAACGTCTTGAAATGGGTTACAATGATTTTAATAGTACTATCCCAAGAGAATTGGGTATGTTGTCAAGTTTGAAATACTTAGACATATCAAGTTCCAACTTATTTGGCAACATACCCAAAGAACTTGGAAACTTATCAAACTTAACCACATTGTTACTATTCTTAAACAATCTCTCAGGAGACATCCCTTCAACCATTTCCAACATGAAAGCCATGACAATTCTCGACTTCTCGAACAACACGCTTTCGGGTTCAATCCCTAAGGGGATTTCATCACTAAAGGAGCTTACTTTCTTAAGTTTACTAAGAAATGAGCTAAGTGGTGAAATTCCTCAAGACGTCGCGAATCTCCCAAATCTTGAATTCCTTCTTCTATGGAGTAATAACCTAAATGGGTCATTGCCATCAAGGTTAGGAACCAATGGGAATCTTCTAAAACTCGACGTCTCGTCGAATAAGTTGAGTGGTCCTTTACCTAAGGACTTATGTGTTGGGAACAAGTTGGAAAAGCTCATATTGTTCAACAATGAATTCAATGGAGAATTGCCTAGCTCACTTGTGAATTGCACTTCTTTGGTAAGGGTAAGAATTGAGAATAACATGTTAAATGGAAGTATCCCAAATGGGTTGGGAATGTTGCCAAATCTTGTTTATTTTGATGCAAGTAACAATAATTTTAGTGGGATTATCCCTAATGATATTGGGATTGCACCAAAATTGGAAAATTTGAATATTTCAATGAATTTTTTTGATGGGGAATTGCCTAAATTGATTTGGGGTGGTCCAAATTTACAAATTTTGTCAGCATCATTTTGTAAAATTTCAGGGAAAATTCCTGATTTTTTAAAAGGGTgttcaaatttgtatcaaattgAATTGGAAGGTAACAAATTAAATGGACCTATACCTTGGGATATAGGACATTGTGAAAAATTGGTGACTTTAAATTTAAGGGATAATTTTTTGGAAGGAATtattccttgggaaatttctaCTTTGCCTTCAATTAATGTTGTTGATTTGGCTTATAATCATATAAGTGGTAGAATTCCATCAAATTTTGATAATTGTGGAACTTTAGAGACATTTAATGTGTCATATAACATGTTAAGTGGTCCTATCCCATCTTCAGGGTCCATTTTCCCAAGTTTACATCCTTCTTCatttagtggtaatttaggattaTGTGGTGAATTACTCAGAAAACCGTGTGAGTCGGGTTCTCCGGTTCCAGAAGGaggacgaggaggaggagatgtGGATCAAGAGGGGAATAGGAGGAAACCCGGCGCGATTGTGTGGATTATGGCAGCTGCATTTAGTGTAGGATTATTTGTTTTAATTGCCGGGATTAGGTGTTTTCATTCCAGTTACAGTCAGCGGattagtgaaagtaacagtaatAATAAAGAGGTTGGTCCATGGAAATTAACAGCCTTCCAAAGGCTGAATTTCACAGCAGATGATGTGTTGGAGTGTTTGGCAATGAGTGACAAGATAATTGGAATGGGGTCCGCCGGGACGGTTTACAGGGCCGAGATGCCGGGTGGCGAAACAATAGCTATTAAGAAGCTTTGGGGGAAACAAAAGGAGACGTCACGGCGAAGGCGGACAGGTGTCCTGGCTGAGGTGGATGTGTTAGGGAATGTTAGACATAGGAATATTGTGAGATTATTAGGTTGTTGTAGTAATAAAGATAGTACAATGTTGTTATATGAGTACATGCCTAATGGAAGTCTTGATGATTTACTACATGGTAAAAATAAAGGGGTTAATTTGTTGGCGGATTGGGTTACTCGGTATAAGATTGCTCTTGGGGTCGCTCAAGGTATCTGTTACCTTCACCATGATTGTGATCCTGTTATTGTTCACCGCGATTTGAAGCCTAGTAATATCCTTTTGGATATTGACATGGAGGCTAGGGTAGCGGATTTTGGGGTCGCTAAGCTTATTCAAACCGATGAGTCGATGTCCGTCATTGCTGGATCTTATGGTTATATTGCACCAG AGTATGCTTATACCTTACAAGTCGACGAGAAAAGTGATATCTACAGTTACGGAGTTGTACTACTCGAGATTTTAAGTGGGAAACGATCTGTAGAGTCAGAATTTGGTGATGGAAAGAGTATAGTCGATTGGGTCCGGTCCAAAATCAAATCGAAAAATGGAATCAACGACATTCTCGACACAAATGCCGGTGCATCGTGTTTATCAGTTAAAGAAGAAATGATGTTACTTCTTAGAGTCGCGGTGTTATGTACTAGTCGAAACCCGGTCGATAGGCCGTCTATGAGGGATGTTGTGTCAATGTTACAAGAAGCTAAGCCTAAGAGGAAGTCCCCTAGTCAAGTTATTggaggtaataataataataataataacaatggtGATCATGTAATTGAAATTGGTAATTGTGGTGAAAACAAGTAG
- the LOC141606568 gene encoding uncharacterized protein LOC141606568 isoform X1 codes for MKKDKEVLTVATSRDGVGELGEKSDDPSLRPFRFSARNASSKYDFVKVKVWLGDNADHYYVLSRFLLSRMLTVTKIPNHVAIKIALELKKLLIDNSLLDVSQTDLEANLFKLMERRGYGVEYINRYKLMTRFHHQRVPLVILVCGTACTGKSTIATQLAQRLNLPNVLQTDMVYELLRTSTDAPLTSTPVWAREFGSSEEFITEFCRECRIVRKGLAGDLKKAMKDGKPIIIEGIHLDPSIYLMDDESKTSTNQQPKVEESKVSSDSAPGNSSSCVDDQLGSESRSPGPENSSTKEVLSSDQLHEVLCSVASVNIENKAPVEKVEICEEQKTDTNPPAKKERLGPEPIIVPIVLKMAEFDHEALLEEWIPTRTFSDNSILKDKDRLIKNLKTIQDYLCSFESQGLSVVNISATTFPQTLDWLHGYLLQCIEQGISSSTPSPKKQTKD; via the exons atgaagaaagacaaagaagtGTTAACGGTTGCGACATCGCGCGACGGCGTCGGCGAACTCGGCGAAAAATCAGACGATCCCTCGCTTCGTCCCTTTCGCTTCTCCGCTCGTAACGCTTCTTCTAAATACGATTTCGTCAAG GTTAAAGTTTGGCTTGGTGATAACGCTGATCATTACTATGTTTTGTCGAGATTCTTACTCAGTAGAATGCTTACTGTTACAAAG ATTCCTAATCATGTAGCTATCAAGATTGCTCTGGAGTTGAAAAAGCTGCTGATAGATAACAGTCTTCTTGATGT CTCTCAAACTGACTTGGAGGCTAATCTGTTCAAG CTCATGGAACGTAGGGGATATGGCGTAGAGTACATAAACCGGTATAAGCTGATGACCAG GTTTCATCATCAGCGAGTGCCACTGGTGATTCTTGTTTGTGGAACTGCTTGTACGGGAAAGTCTACTATTGCCACACAACTTGCACAAAGACTAAATTTGCCAAATGTCTTGCAG ACAGATATGGTCTATGAACTGCTCCGCACATCTACAGA TGCTCCATTGACATCTACTCCTGTGTGGGCAAGAGAGTTTGGTTCTTCTGAGGAGTTCATCACAGAATTCTGTAGAGAATGCAGGATTGTTCGTAAAG GTTTGGCTGGTGATTTGAAGAAAGCCATGAAGGATGGAAAACCAATAATAATTGAG GGAATACATCTTGATCCTAGTATCTACTTAATGGATGATGAGAGTAAAACTTCCACTAATCAGCAACCAAAAGTTGAGGAGTCAAAGGTTTCTTCTGATTCTGCACCAGGTAATTCTTCCAGTTGTGTGGATGATCAACTTGGTTCTGAAAGTAGAAGCCCAGGTCCTGAAAATTCTAGCACCAAGGAAGTTCTATCTAGCGACCAGTTGCACGAAGTTTTGTGCTCGGTTGCTTCTGTCAATATAGAAAATAAAGCTCCTGTTGAGAAAG TAGAAATTTGTGAAGAACAGAAGACAGATACAAATCCTCCGGCAAAGAAAGAGAGATTAGGACCTGAACCAATAATTGTACCGATAGTTCTGAAAATGGCAGAATTTGACCATGAG GCGTTACTAGAAGAATGGATACCTACTCGTACCTTCAGCGATAACAGCATCTTAAAG GATAAGGATAGGCTAATAAAGAATTTGAAGACAATCCAGGACTATCTTTGCTCATTTGAGTCACAG GGTCTGAGTGTAGTAAATATCTCCGCAACAACATTCCCCCAAACGTTGGATTGGCTGCACGGGTATCTTCTTCAG TGCATTGAACAAGGTATATCATCTTCTACTCCTAGCCCCAAGAAACAAACCAAGGATTAA